TGGATGGGTTGCAGGCAAGATCGCGGGGATCCGACGCTCTGAGCCGGCGATGTTGCATGGCGCGCTCACCTGGCTCGTCACCGTGCCGCTGCTCTTACTGTTTCTGTCACTAGGGGCTGGGAACGCCTTCGGCGGGTGGTATGGCGCGCTCATGGGATCGCCGACGTGGGTACTGTCCGCGGTGACGGCGACGGATCCAAATGCGGCCATGGTTGCGCGTAACGGCGCACTGGCTGCGGTCACGGGCCTGTTGGTGGGGTTGATGGGCAGCGTAGTTGGTGGGTGGCTCGCGTCGGGTGAGCCCATGACCTTTACCTACTATCGAACGCGCGACACGCGGCCACGGCCGACGCGCTGACCGTCTCAAGTGCAGCGACGGCAGGCACATTGAGGAGGTGGGACACCATGGTGTTGATTCTGCTCTGGTTACTTGGGGCACCACTGGGCCTGATCCTGCTGCTCTTCTTGTTCGGTGTCGGCCGCTAGTCCCGGCGCTATCTCGCAGGTCGACCTGGTCAGATCGCTGGTCACGTAGCGGAGAACCCGGAGCGACCGTGAAGAGCGGTAGGCCTGGGATTGAAGGCACCAACCGACGAGCGTATCCTTCGTGCAAAATCGTCCATCGGCTGCGGGGCGCCGCGGTCGGACGCGAAAACATCACGTTCGCTCGGGGACTTCGCGCTAGAAATCGTCGTCGCAGGTTCTCGTCACGGGTTGCTGCGTTCGCCGAAACTCGGCCGTATCAGCAGGCGCAGCCAGCCAACCGAGCCAGTCGGTCAGGTAGGTACTGATGATTGCTGTGCCAGTCGTCGCTATATCGCGCGGTCGGCGGGGCCGTTTGGGATTGTTCGAACTGCGGACAGGCGGCGCGATTCGTAGTACGCGAGCGAAAGCCCGGGGGCGGCCTGTCTGGCCGCCCCCGACCACTTCGGAGGCTGCGGCGGTCCCAGTCGCGGGCGCATTCCCTCCCTGCTGGTAGCCAAAAGTTCAGGTCCCGTCGAGAGGTTCGTCTGCGTCGTCGTCCTCGGGGGAAGGCGACAAATGGAGGTTCTTAACGAGACGGACGGCGGTGCCGCGCGCGTCCTTGGCCGGATGAATGATTTCAGCCTCGTCCATCAACCGACCAACCATATAGAGACCCATGCCCTCAGATACCCTGATCGGGCGGCTGCGAGGAATCGTCGGGGGGGTTGTGAGGGGTGCTCCGTGATCATGGATGAGGATCTCCAGTCTACCGTGGTCAAGGGAAACTTCGATTTGCAGCGGGCCCGAACGACCGTGGTAGGCGTGATGGCTGGCGTTTAGTAGGATCTCGCCTACGGCCACCTCTATTTCAGCTTCCACTTCAGGAGCGCCGCCCTCGTTTTCGATGATTTGGCCGATCTGCCGTCGCACGTTCGCGATGGTTGAAGGTTCCAGCTCGAACTCGAACTTCCACCGTTTGGTCATGGTTGCCAACTTATTGTTTTCCCTCGAATTCCAAGCTTACTGCTTTCTCGGCCCCATGTCCACCGCGGCTTCCGTTTTCAATTGTGGGATGGATGGCAGTGGACGGCTGTGAGGCACTCGGAACCTAATTGCCGCAGCGTGTCGAATTTTCGGCGCTCCTCCCTGCCGATTTTGCGCGATCCGGTCGTCGGAGGCGGTAGCCGGGGAGGGCGTCACCGAGGCTATCTGTCGATCTTTGTGGGCTCCCCGTGAAAGCCGACGCACCAGGGGCTGCGACTCACGCGCCAGCGCGCAGGCGCCGGGGACACCCGGCCGTCGGGGGAGGCGTTGGGTCGCGGAGCCGCGCGGTGTGGGCACCCACACGCAACTCTCAGACATCCCGCTCCATTCTGTTCGGTACGAACTTTCGTGCGGGAGGACCCTCGAATGATTGTGTTCGTCGCGGGTCCGCGAGGAGACGCTACTCGCCGATCAAAGCCCGCAGGCGCCACAATGCGCGACGCTGAACCCTGGAT
This DNA window, taken from bacterium, encodes the following:
- a CDS encoding ATP-binding protein, with protein sequence MTKRWKFEFELEPSTIANVRRQIGQIIENEGGAPEVEAEIEVAVGEILLNASHHAYHGRSGPLQIEVSLDHGRLEILIHDHGAPLTTPPTIPRSRPIRVSEGMGLYMVGRLMDEAEIIHPAKDARGTAVRLVKNLHLSPSPEDDDADEPLDGT